One Emys orbicularis isolate rEmyOrb1 chromosome 20, rEmyOrb1.hap1, whole genome shotgun sequence genomic window, CCTAGCCTTTCTCGGTGTGTGCTGCCCTTTGCACCTCAGCTGCTGGCTCCAGCTAAGTTACAAAACCTTGGCCAAGGCTGGGGTCCAGCACATCCAAAAGATGATAAAGAGTTAAAAAGATCCTCCCTGgtcgattctccatcactgcaatTTTTAAAGCAGGACTGGATGGTATTTCTAACAGGTCTGCTCTAGTTCCACTAGGCACTAATTCAGAGATGttctgcagcaggtcagactaggggACCACCATGatacttctggccttggaatctctgattCTATACTGAGGTCAGGCAGATGTTGTTGGGGTGCTGTACCAGTTATCACCTGGACCCACTAGAGTATCTGAGGAAGCCAGGCCTGTGTAGTCCACTGCCCATGGGTGGAGGGCTGTAGGTAAGTTAGACATGCACATAGCCCCtctgttttaaaatcttttcccaCTGCTACTGTTCAGACGAAAGAAGACTGCCAAACCTGACAGATACCGCCTCTCGCTGATTCAGAATTCAGTAGGATCTCATGGATTTGAGGAATCCTGTCCAGTTCTTAACCTCTTGGGTCCCAGGTCTGTCAGTGTTTTGAATGCGATCTGATCTGACAAAGGCTAGATttagacatgttttccaagccaCTTTATGTTTCAAAATCTAATTGGATCCTATGCATTCTAGATATTTGGATGGTTCTTGAACCTCTTGGGTTCTAGgtctgccattttttaaaacccAAAGAGATCCTATGTGGTCTAGTGCATCCTAGTTTCCAACCTCATATATGACGCCCTAGACCACATAGGACCAGTTTGGATTTTAAAATTTTTTGTCAGAGCAAGAACCCAAGAAGTTCAAAAATCACTCAAATATCTAGAACTCATGGGGTActattgtgtttttaaatgtgtgtgtgtgtgtgtgtgtgtgtgtaaaatacacacacacacacacaatagtaCCACATTAGTTCAAGATATTTGGCTAGTTGTTAAACCTCTTGAGTTCTAGGTATAACTATGTCTTGAAACCCAATCAGATCTGACATGGTCTAGTACCTGAAGGGTTCCAAGCACATGGAATCATGTACTGTCTTGAGCCACTTTCCAAGAGGCCTGATGTTCACAAAGGGTTCCGCTTCTTCTTCTGGAAAATCAGGCCTGTTTAATGGTGTTCATCTGGGAACCCCCCCAAAAGTAGAAGCATAAATTATAATCACCACTTGTTTTGGAATATTAAGTCTGTAAGGCAGTAGGGCATGGAGcgaacaggccagatcctcaaccagtgtaaatcagtgtagagcTGTTGACTTCACTTCAGAGTTCTTGGGCTCTTCTCTTGCCACTGGGAAATGAGTGCAGTCTTGCAGGttagtggtgggggagggagccaggactcctgggttcaaaccCCAGCTCTGTGAGGAAATGGTGTTTAGCAATTACAGTAGACTTAATGACACCAAAACATTGAATGAATTAGTTTCAAATTTGCTAAATTGTTTTGCTCAACCACCAAAAAGCTGACAATTTCAATATAAAAAATTTTGATTTTCTTATTTGAAACAGCTTTTCTTGAAATTCTTcagttttttaattcatttaaaatgtgtaaaaaaacaagctcagaaaaaaaaaaacattttgtttggactgaaacaatcctccccccccccccacacacaaacacaccttttcgttaactaataataataataatttgaactTGTTCCAAATGAGTCCCCCCTGCCACCTTGGTGGTTCAGAACAACCAGAGACCAAAAGAACTGGTTATTGACACAGGACTTACATGCCATCTGTGGTCCCAATTCAGCCCCATTGTGGCTGAAGACACCAGATCAAAGGTGATAAGAGGGATGAGAAAACAAACATCTCCATGTTTAGATCAAAAGAGCAGTGGCTGTGTCTCTAAGCCCCCACGTGTCAGCTCAGCGTGGGTGTTACTCACCCTCAATTTCTGGTGGAAGCCGTACCTCGCAGAGGTGTGAACTGCGTGAGGAACGGACTCACTTTTGCAGTATGGCTGCACTGGCCCTCGGTCCTGTTGCATAGCTGAGCTCAGGGGCCATCCAGGCTCTACATTTCCCAAAGTTCAGCCTCTTTGTTATTTCCCCTCACTCTGCAGCGAGAACATTATAACCATCTGAAAATGTTCaatcagcatgtgtgtgtgtgtatgtgtgtgggaggCCTGTATTGCAGAAACCTCTGgaccaaatgaccccaaatttgcatCACAAACCCCACCCCCGCCTCTATTGCCGGTTTTCAAGAGAGTTGCCCCCCGCATGGGAGCATCAGTGCAATGTGTGAATATTAACAGCAGCTCATCATCAGGGGGCTGCATCTCCTGAAGTCCCCAATCAGACGACTGCCTTTGGCTCCCACAGACTCCAGCATAGCACCTGCGGCTTCGTGCCACGTTCCAAGTCAATGCGAGTCTGTATGTGGTTTTCAGAGTggtgtaaaaaaattaaaaacggCTCCTTTTCATGTGGTTTTAACTGAGGGCCCCAGTTCACAAGCCTCTGAACCTGCCCCACTCACTCTGCCCCCGGCCTTGCTCAGAGACGGCCAATTTCAAGCCAAGCCGAGTGGGTGCATGTTTTTCAGAGCACTTTGACTCGTCGGTTCTGACAGGAAGAGGTTTCTCcgcaggcctggctgcaggggcgcCCTTAGCAGACCTGCTGTGGGAGGACTCCGGCTCCCAGGCTTTGGGCAGTTCTGAGCTCAGCGTCTGCAGCACCTGGTTGCAAGCGGCCCCCTCAATCCAACAGCCCTTTACTTTCTGCACATTCACGTCCAACCCCGGGGCATCAGCCCGGCCACACTCATGCCAGACACCACAGTCACATCCTGTGGAAATTATATTCCCTTTGGACATGCGACTCCCTCCAATGGGCGGCAGGTGGCGTCGATATTTTCCCAGGGGGTAACGCTGGACCCCACATTCATGTGCATCCCTGTCCCTCCGTGCCTGACCGGTCTAAGGAGCTTGGCTGGGCAGTAGCGGATTATGCACTGGACCAACGGGCCCCATGCGTAAAGGTTCCAGCCAATTGGGGGCCCCCAGAAAAAtggacacccccaccccagcggAAATCCTGGAGTCCTGACAGAAGCGCTGGGCGGGCAAGGTGGGGAAAATCCTCGCACCCTGACACCACTCCCGACACCACTCCCCAGCAGAAGTTCCTGGTCAGCTGGGGGAAGCCCAATCACCCGGGCACCCACTGCAGTCCTGGGACTGGAGGGCTCTTGCTCCCTGTCGAGGCCTCAGGGTTAGTGGttagaggaggggaggggtgactCAGGACATCTGGTATCTAGCCCCAGATgcaagaggggagtggggtctagtgggttagagaaaatggggggctgggaaccagagctcctgggctctatccctggctctggcaggggagtgggggctagttttAAAGCAATGGCTGTTTCTTAGGTGGTCTCTTTGCTAAGACAGTGTCCGAATGATCATTTCCATTTATGGTTTGCAGCTCCTCCATCTCACAGATCAGGCGGAGGCGGAGCGTGTAGAAGACCCAGAGTTAAGGGGAGTGACCTCATCACACAGGGCAGCACAAACTCACGGACACTTTGCTGGGCAAACACACACCATCCGAGTCTCTCTCTGCGCTGGGTCCTGCGCTGCCCAGGTGAGTCGAGACAATGGGCAGCTGCCCTCATTGGGTCTGAAGGGGAATTTCTTTGTAAATCCTACCTAGATGCCACAGACATTTGCTAGTATGAAGGCAAACCAGTGAGACTCCTGCCACTGGGTATTAATGGGGTTAACAcagtgtggaagcagaaaaagaactgtcagaaaagaactgcaatgcatgacagtttgttagcaagagtcaggctaactgtagccctgataacgcgagatttgtagaagcgaggattgtgtgaggcgggtgagaaagtactgtgtgagaagttattgtgaccttgtatagataaggtgtagaagaccttgtgtagataaggtataggaaatattgtatgttggcaagagtcaaaacaattaagaaataagatatcaagatggcttatgtataacaaaatgcagctgtccctcattattgaaaggtataaatgcttgttgtaattaggtatcagtctCCGACAACAGGGACTCAATAGACAGAGGTAGTAGGTGGGGTCTGTGACATGGGTGAATTTTTCTCTGTTGTTTAATGTTAATCCGATAAGGTGTTCCCCATTGCCAAGCTCTAAGCCACAGGAAACCCCCTGTCCCCCATCCCTCTCACGAGTCCTGCTTCCCAGCCCCTACAGCTCTGACCCACTAGACCTGTATCACCTgccacagccaggaatagaacccaggagtcctgtctcacAGTCTCCCCTGCCTTAACCATAAGGTCAGTCTGCAGGGCAGAGAGGACACCATGCTAACAAGGCCAGGCGGGAGGCAGTCCCAGACAGAGACAATagtccagaggtccctggttcagagCTGCAGCATGGCTGAGGGGCAAAGGAGCAGGTTGGTGGATTGAGGCCTTCCTGTGTTACAGTGAGGGTGAGCACGTACAGCCCCTGAACTTGGCTATAGAACTTGgttgggcaggtggaggggccttGAGGTgctgggctggccaggaaggtgGAGGAGTCGGGCTGGCTGGaaggcagcggggctgtgagggGCTGGGCTGGTTGGGAAGGCGAAGGGGCTGTGATGGGCTGAGCTGGCTGGGCAGTGGAGGGGCCGTGAGGGGCCGGGCCAGTTGGGGACTGGAGGGGCCgtgaggggctgggctggctgggaagtggAGTGGCCATGAGTGGTCGGGCTGGCCGGGGAGGCGGAGGTGCCGAGAGGGGCAGGGATGATTGGGAAAGTGAAGGGGCCGTGAGACCCTAAGGAGGTGTGGGAAGAACACAAAGGGGATttggagaagagggagagagagacagaagtgtGGAACTCTAACACTGACAATCCCTGCATTTCATTCTCCTCCCTGCACAATCTGGCAATTCCCCCAGCCTGATACAGGAAGAACCAAAAATCCTGGCTCCGAACATCCATACCCCCTGATCTATCTTACTGGACCCCATCCTCTCCCGGTGCCACGGATAGAACCGCagggtcctggctcccaccccactCTCCCCATTCCAACTCAGTAGACCCCACTCTCCAAACAAAACTggggttagaacccaggagtcctggctcccagtaaactgctctaaccactagatcccactcctctCAGATTTCAACCTTGGTCTAGTGTACCGTGCCATTGGGGGCTGTTTTCCCAGTAGCGTTGGGTTCCCATCAGGGATCTCAAGGTCCCAGCTCTGAGGATGGGGTCTGTGTAACCATCACTCTGGAGAGGGCTGGGTGTGACTGAGATTTTATCTAGAAAAGGAAGGGGCAGCATTTCACATGAGTTGTCTCACACAGGGATGTACCCACAACATATAGATAACAGAGGACCCCTAACGGCTATtgacctgctctaaccactagacaccacccccttcccagagctgaggacagaacccaggagccctggctcccagtgccccctccccctgctctaacccacaagAGCCCCCACTCCTTGGCTGGGAGTTGCATTATTTGTGACTCAGCCTTTGTTGTGAGCTAATGGGGCTCGTTTATCTCTGGGTGCAGCCCCTGTCAGGAAAGAACTTGTGCAAACTACAGGCCCTTCCTCTTCATGGGGGGCACGGCTCAATAGATGAGCTGCTGGCCAAGCATCTAGTgcattagagcaggggggctgggagccaggactctgggagtgagtgggggctagtttTAAAGAAATGCTTGCTGCTTAGATGATTTCACTGCTTAGACAGTGTCCGATGAGCATTTCTGTTCATGGTTTGCAGCTTGTGGATCTCAGagagcaggtgggggtggagcatgTAGAAGACAGAGTAAAGGGGAGTAAACACACAGGGGAGGGCTCAGGCGTGCTGGGGACAGACTCACAGATGTTTGCTTGGCAAACACATGCTATCCAAGTCTTTCTCTGCTCTGCCCAAGTGAGTCGAGATGATGGGCAGAGACCCCTCGTTGTCTCTGAAAGGGAATTTCCATTCTAAGGCCACCTAGAAGCCACAGAAATTTGCCATTTTCAAGGCAAACCAGTAggactccctgccactgggtATCAGTAGGGTTAGCCCAAGAAACTCCCTGCCACTGGGTAGCACTGGGGTTAACTTGGAGCATTCAATAGACAGAAGTAGGAGGTGAGATCTCTGACATGGGcgattttttctctctttttcacaTTTAATCAGATGAGGTGTTTCCCACTTGCAAAGCTCTAGACAACagaccccatgtccctcccacaGGCCAGAACTTCTGACCCCCATCCCTGCACCTCACTCCCAGAGccgagaatagaacccaggagtcccaactcCCACCCCATTTCTCTAATCATTAAGCTATTCTGAAGAACAGAAAGAGCTCCAAGCTAACAAGGCCATGGAGGGTGCAGTCCCAGGCAGAGGTAAGAACCCAGAGGTCCTAGATCCAATTGGGAATCTAGAACCCATATACTTTGAGTTTGAACACATTGAGTGGTTTACAATAAATGAGATTCCAGATCCAGCTAGTGATGCAGAATCCAAGGGAGTCAATTAAGTTAGAACACAttgtgcagggctggcagcatGGCTGTGGAGCAGAGAAGTAGGTCAGTGGATAGAGGCTTCCTGTGTTACATTGAGGGTGAGAAGGACCCTGCCCATTCTCAGAAGTCAGGGTGTGGCAGGAATTCCTGTGACAGGCAGATGAGCACAGAagacaggctgggggtggggcagtttTTTCCAGCTTTTTTGCAGTGACTTCCATCATCACCAGCTCCTGCATGCTAGGAGTCAACAGCAGCAATTCCaacctccctgagccagccagtccctgccctggagactgATTGGAGCTGGCGTCTCCTAGGGAGGAAAGGCCCCatctcccattccccacccctctgaGCCAGCCCGTCATCAAGACCACAGTGACATGGTACTCTCAGCATAGCTGTGTGTTTCATCTACCAGACTGTCCCCGTTCCCCACTCCTCCCAAGTCTGCTATCACTCTTTTCCTCCTCTGCTGCCTATAGTTCTAccttgtagcagtgagttccaccggCAATAGCCGAGTTGCTGAGAATATCCAGCCTGGATATTCTGGAGGACCAGAGGGTGCCCAGCTAGGTCCTgtcctagcagggccggctctggctttttggccgccccaagcaaaaaaaaaaaaacggggcggccagaacggcaaagcaaaaaacggggtggctggagagcgggtgcagggggactggctggggggggaagggggagggagtgggcgggagagagagagaagggggcggccggggctacagcaggggcgctgccacgcggcccctcccgctgcgccgcctcctgccgcctgccacgagggctccgctccggtcggcggggagggaaggaagaggactgccctgcagggcgctctggttctccgcaccgccgccccctacagggcggctggagcggaataaaaaaaaatcggccgtgccgccctaggattgggcagaatgccgcctcgaacaatctaccgccccaagcaccagcttgctcagctggtgcctggagccggccctgtgtcctAGTGTGTTCCTAACTCCCTCTGTTATTTCTACATTCCTGCTCTCCCACTCTCCCCTTTCCCATCCACTGttgtcccttccaacccctctTCTGTCTCTCCCCAGGGCACCATGGACCAAGGCAACACGACTCTCCCACCAACCACTGGGACGAATTCCAGCCAGACCCCACCATCTGTGAGCGCCGCTCTCCTGGTCTCTGCAGTGTTGCTCTTCCCCACATTCCTGGTGGGTGTGGTGGGGAACGGGTTGTACCTGTGGGTGCTGGGACTGAAGATGAGAAGGACGGTGACCACGCTCTGGTTCCTCTCCCTGGTCTCCTCTtacctcctcctcaccctgctgatCCCCTTCTTCATTGTATCCCTCCTCATGGGTTTACACTGGGTCTTCGGCATGGCCATGTGCAAGCTTCTCAACACCTGCATCTCTGTGGGCATGTTCACCTCCGTCTTCCTTCTCACCCTCATCAGCTTGGACCGCTACATCCTCACTCATCATCCCATCTGGTCCCGGAATCACCGTACTGTGCCCCGTGCTGGGAAGCTGGTTGTGGGTGTGTGGCTGGCCTCCTTCTGTCTCAGCACTCCCTACCTGGCTTTCCGGGAGACCCAGGTTGTGGATGGAGACAGGATCATCTGCATCAATAATTACACCCTCTCCAGAGACTGGAATGGAGCCGAGATGGAGGACCTGGGCAGACGGGTCCACCTGACCATCTTCATGGTCCGGTTCCTGCtgggcttcctgctgcccttcTGCACCATTGCGGGATGCTATGTCTGCATTGGGCTGAAGATGAAGGAGAAGAAGCTGGCGTGGGTGGGGAAGCCCTTCAAAGTCATGGTGACCGCGGTGGTTTCCTTCTTCCTTGGCTGGCTGCCCTACCACCTCTACCACGGCTTGAAGCTCTACAAGAAGGAGGTGCCAGAGTCGGTGATGGGTGCCCTCTTTGTCATTTATATCTTCACATCCTGTTTCAATGCCTGCTTCACCCCCATCCTCTACCTGTTTGTGGGGGAGAAGTTCTGGCAGGTCTTCAGGACGTCTCTTCTCACTCTGGTCAAAGCGGCTTTTGTCGATGATCTCGGAAGCAGTGCCCCTGAGTATAGTGGAAGACAAGAGAACACAAAACAGGAGATGGCCTGAAGATGCCCCAACTTAGAGAGAGTTGAAAACTTGGTATCCCATTTGTTTCTAGATCCTGATGGTTCTAAATCCTAATGGGTTCCAGGTATCTAACTGTTCAAACACCTTGCAGTGTCCCTGGATTCTAGATTCCCTGCTCTCTCCAGAATTCCATGTGTTCTAGGTCATTCAATGTTTTCAAACTCAATGTGTCATCAATGGCACTAGATCAGTAGCCAGCTCCAGGATCTTGTTTGTTTTATATCTCTCAATGTCTTCTCACCTAATTGACCCTCTTGGATTATGCATCACTCACTGGATCTGGAATCTCATTTCTTGTAAGCCTCTCAATGTGTTCAAACTCAGAGTTTCTTGGTTCTAGATTCCCGATTGCATCTAGGACATCACTGGATTCTAGAGTGTTTTCAAAACACATAGAACCCAACAGGTTCCAGATTGTTTGCTAAAAGTCTCATTGGGGTTCTAGATTTCCAAATGGTTTAAAATCAATGAAGTGTAGTATATTATAGAAGAGTCTGTATATTACAATAGGGATATTTAGTTCTTCTCCAGTACTTCtaatcagtagatctcaaggAACTTTAGCATGGAGATCATTAGC contains:
- the LOC135892562 gene encoding probable G-protein coupled receptor 33, yielding MDQGNTTLPPTTGTNSSQTPPSVSAALLVSAVLLFPTFLVGVVGNGLYLWVLGLKMRRTVTTLWFLSLVSSYLLLTLLIPFFIVSLLMGLHWVFGMAMCKLLNTCISVGMFTSVFLLTLISLDRYILTHHPIWSRNHRTVPRAGKLVVGVWLASFCLSTPYLAFRETQVVDGDRIICINNYTLSRDWNGAEMEDLGRRVHLTIFMVRFLLGFLLPFCTIAGCYVCIGLKMKEKKLAWVGKPFKVMVTAVVSFFLGWLPYHLYHGLKLYKKEVPESVMGALFVIYIFTSCFNACFTPILYLFVGEKFWQVFRTSLLTLVKAAFVDDLGSSAPEYSGRQENTKQEMA